From a single Bacteroidota bacterium genomic region:
- a CDS encoding family 16 glycoside hydrolase, translated as NMCSPGTDVFFEGELDPRHCISSSSATYPWDVWVQGDLIVYHDSLVIHKVNGETVLQYTKPQIGGGVANGFDPAYKVDGTRLTEGYIGLQAEGQGIAFREIKIKRLD; from the coding sequence GCAACATGTGTTCACCGGGTACGGATGTGTTCTTCGAGGGTGAGCTTGATCCGAGGCACTGCATTTCTTCTTCTTCCGCCACCTATCCGTGGGATGTGTGGGTGCAGGGTGATTTGATTGTCTATCATGATTCGCTGGTCATCCATAAAGTAAATGGAGAAACCGTCTTGCAGTACACAAAGCCGCAAATAGGTGGTGGTGTTGCCAATGGTTTTGACCCCGCTTATAAGGTCGACGGTACAAGGTTGACTGAAGGCTATATTGGGCTACAGGCGGAAGGGCAGGGGATTGCGTTTAGAGAAATTAAAATTAAACGGCTCGATTGA
- a CDS encoding T9SS type A sorting domain-containing protein, with product MDFLITVSCIVRRSLFVALFVAASQAGSAQPAPGDYLGEFVARSYGQRMPDMVFNSAGDLIALDLFGDRALRFDGETGAFMGTFIVEGTGGLSRPSVIEVGPDNHLYILDAGSNQILKFDAETGAFLDTLITAGNQDIPKVTDFAFDDAGDLYLTSTDTHEVLRYSGITGAFIDVFVTRRSGTLSNPSQLAFGPDGSLYVRDDLLDQVFRFDGTTGAFVDVFIALPANATAQMKFSPDGRLFFNTPESILQYDTQTGALLGEFVPQGEGGLRDNTSFTFGPNGDLYANSRDHHSFVSQQVLQFDGTNGGFHRLFVPVPNGGLDQPFGLTIGPDGHFYVASFTLHAVFRYDGTSGQYIDTFVLPDQGGLEGAFALAFGPDGDLYVSSFGTNAVLRYDGETGTFVDAFVEPGSGALEGAGGFVFAPDGHLYVSSFETDAVLRYDGETGAFIDNFTGSGTAGLSGAHGLLVGPDGLLYVGSFRTDEILRFDLDTGAFVDAFVTAGSGGLDAPQDHVFGPDGHFYVTSLFTNVVLRYDGETGEFIDVYANSSRGPLSGPRGLVFGPNNDLFVSSIGNDIILRYASPFALDTYVESGMDLPEAASLAGNYPNPFKASTQITYSLPASVQVTLSIYDIMGRHIATVVDTFQQAGDHAVGFSPENLPAGMYIYQLSTGAHTQTGRMLHVR from the coding sequence GTGGATTTTCTCATAACAGTTTCCTGTATTGTCAGGCGCAGTTTGTTTGTTGCCCTCTTTGTGGCAGCAAGTCAGGCCGGCTCTGCCCAGCCAGCGCCGGGTGATTACCTTGGGGAGTTTGTGGCGAGGTCGTATGGGCAGCGCATGCCGGATATGGTCTTTAATTCTGCCGGCGATCTGATTGCGCTTGACCTTTTTGGTGACCGAGCATTGCGCTTCGATGGGGAAACCGGTGCCTTTATGGGCACTTTCATTGTTGAAGGTACCGGCGGGCTTAGCCGGCCTAGTGTGATCGAAGTGGGGCCAGACAATCACCTATACATCCTAGACGCCGGTTCAAACCAGATCTTGAAATTTGATGCAGAAACCGGGGCTTTCCTCGATACGCTCATCACAGCCGGCAACCAGGATATTCCCAAAGTTACCGATTTTGCGTTTGACGACGCTGGTGATCTATATCTCACCTCTACCGATACACACGAAGTTTTGCGGTACAGCGGCATAACCGGTGCCTTCATCGACGTGTTTGTCACGCGCAGAAGCGGGACCTTGTCCAACCCCTCACAACTGGCTTTCGGGCCTGACGGATCCCTGTATGTTAGAGATGATCTCTTGGACCAGGTTTTTCGTTTCGATGGGACAACCGGCGCCTTCGTCGATGTGTTCATTGCTTTGCCGGCCAACGCGACTGCCCAGATGAAATTTAGTCCTGATGGCCGGTTGTTTTTCAATACGCCTGAATCCATTCTGCAATACGATACGCAGACAGGTGCCTTGCTTGGCGAGTTTGTCCCGCAAGGCGAAGGCGGACTTCGGGATAACACTTCCTTTACATTTGGTCCGAATGGAGATCTGTATGCAAACAGCAGGGATCACCACAGCTTTGTGAGTCAGCAGGTATTACAGTTTGATGGGACAAATGGTGGATTTCATCGCCTTTTTGTACCCGTGCCCAACGGCGGCCTCGATCAACCATTTGGGCTCACCATTGGTCCTGATGGCCATTTCTATGTAGCCAGCTTCACCTTGCACGCCGTATTTCGATATGACGGCACATCCGGGCAATATATCGATACGTTTGTGTTGCCGGACCAGGGCGGGCTCGAAGGAGCGTTTGCTCTAGCTTTTGGGCCGGATGGTGATCTCTATGTGAGCAGTTTTGGTACCAACGCTGTGCTGCGTTATGATGGTGAAACGGGCACATTTGTAGATGCGTTTGTTGAACCTGGAAGCGGTGCTTTGGAAGGCGCCGGCGGGTTTGTGTTTGCGCCTGATGGACACCTGTATGTAAGCAGCTTTGAAACGGATGCTGTGCTTCGGTATGATGGTGAAACAGGAGCATTTATAGATAATTTTACTGGATCAGGTACAGCCGGCCTGTCGGGTGCCCACGGATTGCTGGTTGGGCCTGATGGGCTACTCTACGTAGGTAGTTTTCGAACAGACGAAATCCTGCGTTTTGACCTGGATACAGGCGCATTTGTAGATGCATTTGTTACGGCGGGCAGCGGGGGACTCGATGCACCCCAGGACCACGTTTTTGGTCCAGATGGACATTTCTATGTAACCAGCCTGTTTACCAATGTGGTCTTGCGATACGATGGAGAGACTGGAGAATTTATTGATGTATATGCAAACTCGTCTCGTGGCCCGTTGTCTGGTCCACGCGGATTGGTGTTCGGCCCCAACAATGATCTATTTGTTAGTAGCATCGGCAACGATATAATTCTGCGGTACGCCAGTCCTTTTGCTTTAGACACCTATGTGGAATCGGGGATGGACTTGCCCGAGGCTGCTTCATTAGCCGGAAATTATCCCAACCCATTCAAAGCTTCGACACAAATTACATATTCTCTCCCGGCGTCAGTTCAGGTTACGTTGTCCATATATGATATTATGGGGCGGCACATCGCCACAGTGGTTGATACCTTTCAGCAAGCAGGAGACCATGCAGTTGGTTTTTCGCCAGAAAACCTGCCAGCTGGTATGTACATCTACCAGTTAAGCACCGGAGCGCACACACAAACAGGACGCATGTTGCATGTTCGGTGA
- a CDS encoding T9SS type A sorting domain-containing protein, whose amino-acid sequence MFGDHPTYGLTFRVGFAALLLVMGLPMVLYAQSEGQFVDAVVRDGRPQQARNMVFGPDGHLYVSSITDHNVVRYDGESGLYLDEFVRTEAGGLASPRGMAFGPDGHLYLSSHTTDEVLRYDGETGDFLDVFIESGSGTLDGPAGLVLQPDSTWLISSINTDEVLHFDQDGAFVDTFIASTGNGLRYFYSLIRGPDDHLYAGSYATHEILRFDGVTGALIDTFVASGSGGLRYPYSLTFGPDDNLYVGHWARFVLQFDGETGNYMSKFASRVTSGEVRVVYLLVAFGPNGQLYVYDDEADIVFRYHGRTGQLIDEFVKKQGGRIQGPFGLAFGPDSSLFVAGFEGPFVYRFHEESGAAREPALACCLNLPWRPFDLLLDTSNRLYVSSFGEDKVVRYDAITGELLENYINAGSGGLDGAGGMAFDSSQTYLYVASVLTDEVLRYDVETGTFVDVFITAQSGGLDAPHGVQIGPDGNLYVGSYFTDAILRYDGVTGVFVDAFVESGSGGLDAPQDHVFGPDGNLYVSSLFTNEVLRYAGDTGTFMDVYVPALTGGLDGPRGLVFSKDNLLYVSSFDTDEVLRFVGPASKKGTQLPSQVASVFTLGANYPNPFRTATQITYTLAEAGPVEIAVYDMMGRQVRLVVDAVQPAGQHNVWVHLDDLPSGVYAYRLQAGAFADTRQMTLIR is encoded by the coding sequence ATGTTCGGTGATCATCCAACATATGGCCTTACCTTCCGCGTTGGATTCGCTGCGCTTCTGCTTGTGATGGGATTGCCTATGGTGCTTTATGCGCAATCAGAAGGGCAATTTGTGGATGCAGTTGTTCGAGATGGCCGGCCCCAACAGGCGCGCAACATGGTCTTTGGACCCGATGGGCATTTGTATGTGAGCAGCATTACGGACCATAATGTTGTCAGGTACGATGGCGAATCGGGCCTCTATCTGGATGAGTTTGTGCGCACAGAAGCTGGCGGACTGGCTTCACCCCGCGGGATGGCTTTTGGGCCCGACGGTCACCTCTATCTCAGCAGCCACACCACAGATGAAGTGCTGCGTTACGATGGTGAAACTGGCGACTTTTTGGATGTATTTATAGAATCGGGTAGCGGTACGCTTGATGGTCCGGCTGGTCTCGTGTTACAGCCTGACAGTACGTGGCTTATAAGCAGCATCAATACGGATGAAGTGCTACATTTTGACCAGGATGGTGCTTTTGTAGATACTTTCATCGCTTCAACTGGCAACGGCCTCCGCTATTTTTATAGCCTGATACGAGGGCCAGATGATCACTTGTACGCCGGCAGCTATGCCACCCACGAAATTCTGCGGTTTGATGGTGTTACTGGAGCGCTGATCGATACTTTTGTTGCATCAGGTAGTGGGGGACTCCGATATCCTTATTCGCTCACTTTTGGACCTGATGATAACCTCTACGTTGGGCACTGGGCTCGGTTCGTGTTACAGTTTGACGGGGAGACCGGAAACTACATGAGCAAGTTTGCTTCACGCGTTACATCCGGTGAGGTCCGTGTTGTCTACCTGTTGGTAGCTTTTGGTCCCAACGGGCAACTTTATGTGTATGATGACGAGGCAGACATCGTGTTTCGGTATCATGGCCGCACCGGGCAGTTGATTGATGAGTTTGTGAAGAAGCAGGGAGGGCGGATACAGGGGCCATTTGGGCTCGCTTTTGGGCCAGATAGCTCCCTTTTCGTAGCCGGGTTTGAGGGACCATTTGTTTATCGTTTCCACGAAGAGAGCGGCGCGGCGCGCGAGCCGGCGTTGGCCTGCTGCCTAAACCTGCCTTGGCGACCATTTGATTTGCTACTGGATACATCAAATCGGCTCTATGTATCCAGTTTTGGTGAAGACAAGGTTGTTCGCTACGATGCAATTACTGGCGAGTTACTTGAAAATTATATAAACGCAGGATCGGGGGGCCTGGATGGCGCTGGTGGTATGGCCTTTGATTCGAGCCAGACCTACCTGTACGTTGCAAGCGTGCTGACGGATGAAGTGCTACGCTACGACGTTGAAACTGGTACTTTTGTAGATGTTTTTATAACAGCACAAAGCGGAGGGCTTGATGCGCCGCATGGTGTGCAGATCGGTCCGGATGGCAACCTTTATGTCGGCAGCTATTTTACGGATGCTATTCTACGGTATGATGGTGTAACAGGCGTATTTGTTGACGCTTTTGTTGAAAGTGGCAGTGGGGGCCTCGACGCCCCTCAGGATCACGTCTTTGGGCCCGATGGTAACTTGTATGTGAGCAGCCTTTTTACAAATGAGGTTTTGCGATATGCAGGAGATACCGGTACGTTTATGGATGTTTATGTACCGGCGTTGACTGGCGGCCTGGATGGCCCCCGGGGACTGGTTTTTAGCAAGGACAATCTCCTGTATGTAAGCAGCTTTGATACGGATGAGGTGCTGCGCTTTGTTGGGCCGGCATCAAAAAAAGGTACACAGCTCCCTTCGCAAGTAGCATCTGTATTTACGCTTGGCGCCAACTATCCCAACCCATTTCGCACCGCAACACAAATTAC